Genomic window (Actinomycetota bacterium):
CAGGACCGCTGACGCGGTCGGGCAACGCGGCAATCAAGCGGGTGAGCGTGCTCTCACAGTAGACAGCGCCTGGACCGATTTTCTCGAAAGTCTCAGCAACTTGTTCTGGGCCACGCGGACGAAGAAAGGGTCGCTTCACGCCTGATGCGCGTTCGTGAGGGCCAGCCCTCCCAGCCCTAGCCGGCGATCGCCAGGGGTTGCGAGTGACGTATGACGATTCGTGATACGGTAGCCGCATGGCGAGAGCGGTGTCGATCCGACTGGATCCTGAGGCTGAACGGGCTTTAGCTCGGCTCCAAGCGACAGGCATGTCCCGCTCGGAGGCAATCAGAAGAGCACTCGTGGAGTCGGCCGAGAAACTCCGCCGCCGGGAGCTCGTCGCCGCCGAGGTCGCCGCGCTGGAGGCCGACGAAGCCGATCGCCGCGAGATGCTCGAAGTA
Coding sequences:
- a CDS encoding ribbon-helix-helix protein, CopG family is translated as MARAVSIRLDPEAERALARLQATGMSRSEAIRRALVESAEKLRRRELVAAEVAALEADEADRREMLEVASLMESLRA